The region CTCCGACCAGCGCGCGGGGATGAGTCGTTCGCGCCCGATACGCTCGACGCGGCCGACCGTGCCCTCGAACGCCATCAGTCGCTCCTCACTCCGAATACGACCGGTGTGAGCGGCAGATCGAAGAGTTTGTCCATGATCCGGCGCACGACCGGCCCGGACACCTGGCTACCGAATCCCGCTTGCTCGACGACCGAGACCACGACGTAGCGCGGCTTGTTCGCCGGCGCATACGCCGCGAACCATGAGAACGGCTGCTTGCCGGCGATCTCGGCGGATCCCGTCTTCGCGGCGACCGAGATCTCATCGAGCGGCCAGCCGCGGAACGGGAACACCGCGGTCCCCCGCAACGTGACCTGCTCGAGCGCGCGCTGGATGTAGTTCAAGTTGTCCGCGTCGATCTTCACGCGCGAGAGGACTTGTGGCTTGATCTCTTCTTCCACAGTGCCGTCGGCGGCCTTCACGGTTAAGCCCACGTGCGGGCGCAGCACCTTGCCGCCGTTGGCGATCGCGGCGTATCCGACCGCCATCTGGAGCGGCGTGGCGATGACGTCGCCCTGGCCGATCGACATGTTGACGGCGTCACCGCCTCGCCATAGGTAGCCCCGCTCGCAGAGGTCCTCGTACACGACGTCCCCGGTCTTGTTGAACCGGTCGCACCACCGCACCTTGTTGAGGTCGTAGATCTGCCGGCGGTAGTCGCGACCCGGGACGCGACCGTCCTCCTCATTCGGGAGGTCGATCTTGGTCACGGCGCCCAGCCCGAAGCGGCGCGTCCAATCCTGCATGACCTCGTAGACCTTCTTGCCGGCGAGCTCGTTGGCGCGTTCCTTGCCCCACCAGTTGGCGGCCAGCCGGTAGAAGACGGTGTCGCAGGACACGACGAGCGCCTGGGCCAGCGAGATATTGCCGCTCCCTCCCGTCCAGTTGTTGAACACGCGGTTGCCGAACTCGAACGACGAGGTGCACGGCAGTGTCGAGCTCGGCGACATCACCCCCGACTCGAGCGCCGCAGCCGCCATGAAAGGCTTGAACGTCGACCCGGGCGGATACGCGGACTGCATCGCGCGGTTCAGCAGCGGGAAGCTGTTCTTCGGGTCGTTCAGCGCGGCGAAGTAGTCGGACGAGACGCCCCCGACGAACCGGCGAGGGTCGAACGTCGGGTAGCTCGCCATCGCAACGACTTCACCCGTCTGCGCGTCGAGCACGACAACCCCGCCGGCCGGTGCCAGGAAGCTCTCGCCCGTTTCGGCGAAGGTTCGGCCGCGGGCGCGCTGGATCCCGAGATAGAGCGCCTCCTCGGCGACCTCCTGCACCTCGGCGTCGAGGGACAGCATCACGTCGTGTCCGGGCACCGCTTCTTGAGCGCCGAGCGATCGCAGCACGATCCCGCTCGAGTTCACCTCGAGCTTGTCGATGCCGGGCTGTCCCCGGAGCCAATCCTCGTAGGTCCGCTCGACGCCGGTGCGCCCGATCGAGTCGCCGAGCCGGTATCCCTTGTCGCGGAGTCGATCCAGCTCCGACTCGGTCGTCTCGCCGACGTACCCGAGGACGTGCGCGGCGAGGTTGCCTTTGGGGTAGGCCCGGACCGGCAGGACGAGCGTCTCGGCGCCCGGGTAACGCTCGGCGTGTTCGCGGATCTCGAAGATCACCGGCTCGGCAACGTCGGTGGCGATGATCGCCGGACGGTAAGGAGACACGCGCTTGTCGTTCAG is a window of Actinomycetota bacterium DNA encoding:
- the mrdA gene encoding penicillin-binding protein 2, with protein sequence MISGDERVRFRAAILGIVVLAMMSVLVSRLWFLQVLTGEQYAEAAVNNSVRLVWLEAPRGRILDRNGVELVKDRPSLAVGLRRDDLRDPKLRSLVVGRLAKLLKIKAKDINARLNDKRVSPYRPAIIATDVAEPVIFEIREHAERYPGAETLVLPVRAYPKGNLAAHVLGYVGETTESELDRLRDKGYRLGDSIGRTGVERTYEDWLRGQPGIDKLEVNSSGIVLRSLGAQEAVPGHDVMLSLDAEVQEVAEEALYLGIQRARGRTFAETGESFLAPAGGVVVLDAQTGEVVAMASYPTFDPRRFVGGVSSDYFAALNDPKNSFPLLNRAMQSAYPPGSTFKPFMAAAALESGVMSPSSTLPCTSSFEFGNRVFNNWTGGSGNISLAQALVVSCDTVFYRLAANWWGKERANELAGKKVYEVMQDWTRRFGLGAVTKIDLPNEEDGRVPGRDYRRQIYDLNKVRWCDRFNKTGDVVYEDLCERGYLWRGGDAVNMSIGQGDVIATPLQMAVGYAAIANGGKVLRPHVGLTVKAADGTVEEEIKPQVLSRVKIDADNLNYIQRALEQVTLRGTAVFPFRGWPLDEISVAAKTGSAEIAGKQPFSWFAAYAPANKPRYVVVSVVEQAGFGSQVSGPVVRRIMDKLFDLPLTPVVFGVRSD